From Carya illinoinensis cultivar Pawnee chromosome 5, C.illinoinensisPawnee_v1, whole genome shotgun sequence, one genomic window encodes:
- the LOC122309205 gene encoding GATA transcription factor 24-like, whose amino-acid sequence MPESNRQASMFNSVAMTNNIESQIEDEDEDVAGGEESIDNPQIRFEDGAVAVTFNGGVQEVAPNTIYVPSSDYPPVAGSGGVDQLTLSFQGEVYVFDAVSPDKVQAVLLLLGGYEIPSGIPAVGTVPLNQRGMNDFPGRSIQPQRAASLSRFREKRKERCFDKKIRYSVRKEVALRMQRKKGQFTSSKTISDEAGSDSSVYGATQGPGQDDSMQETSCTHCGISSKSTPMMRRGPTGPRTLCNACGLKWANKGVLRDLSKVSNMGIQDPSLKATEQGDGDASESDAVTQVAEIVSTANGDNLAVTAER is encoded by the exons ATGCCGGAATCGAATCGCCAAGCTTCGATGTTCAATTCAGTAGCAATGACCAATAATATTGAGAGTCAAATTGAGGACGAAGACGAAGATGTTGCTGGCGGTGAGGAGTCCATCGACAACCCTCAGATCCGATTTGAAGATGGCGCCGTAGCTGTGACGTTTAACGGTGGCGTCCAGGAGGTCGCTCCCAATACTATCTACGTTCCCAGCTCTGATTATCCTCCAGTGGCCGGTAGCGGAGGCGTTGACCAGCTCACGCTTTCGTTCCAGGGTGAGGTTTACGTGTTCGATGCCGTCTCTCCGGATAAG GTGCAGGCAGTGTTGTTACTTTTGGGTGGATATGAAATCCCTTCCGGCATTCCTGCTGTGGGAACAGTCCCTCTTAATCAAAGG GGCATGAACGACTTTCCTGGGAGGTCAATTCAACCACAGAGAGCTGCTTCTTTAAGTCGATTCcgggagaagagaaaagagcGATGCTTTGATAAGAAAATCCGTTACAGTGTGCGGAAAGAAGTTGCACTCAG GATGCAGCGTAAGAAGGGTCAGTTTACATCATCCAAGACCATATCTGATGAAGCAGGATCAGATTCTTCAGTTTATGGTGCAACACAGGGTCCTGGACAAGATGATAGCATGCAGGAGACTTC ATGTACACATTGTGGAATCAGTTCAAAGTCCACTCCAATGATGCGTCGAGGGCCAACTGGTCCAAGGACTTTGTGTAATGCATGCGGGCTCAAGTGGGCCAACAAG GGAGTTTTACGAGATCTTTCTAAGGTTTCAAATATGGGTATCCAGGATCCTTCTTTGAAGGCAACTGAACAG GGTGATGGTGACGCTAGTGAGTCGGATGCTGTAACTCAGGTTGCAGAGATTGTCTCCACTGCTAATGGCGATAACTTAGCTGTAACTGCAGAAAGATGA
- the LOC122309204 gene encoding dynamin-related protein 3A isoform X1 codes for MADETVSAQSPPVSSSAAAPLGHSVIPIVNKLQDIFAQLGSQSTIELPQVAVVGSQSSGKSSVLEALVGRDFLPRGSDICTRRPLVLQLLQTKRKPDGTEEEYGEFLHLPGKRFYDFSEIRREIQAETEREAGANKGVSDKQIRLKIFSPNVLDITLVDLPGITKVPVGDQPSDIEARIRTMIMSYIRTPSCLILAVTPANSDLANSDALQIAGNADPDGHRTIGIITKLDIMDRGTDARNLLLGKVIPLRLGYVGVINRSQEDIMLNRSIKDAIVAEEKFFRSRPVYNGLADRCGVPQLAKKLNQILVQHIKAVLPGLKSRISSALVSMAKEHASYGEITESKAGQGALLLNILSKYSEAFSSIVEGKNEEMSTSELSGGARIHYIFQSIFVKSLEEVDPCEDLTDDDIRTAIQNSTGTRSALFAPEVPFEVLVRRQIARLLDPSLQCARFIYDELMKISHRCLVNELQRFPVLRKRMDEVIGNFLREGLEPSETMIGHIIEMEMDYINTSHPNFIGGSKSVEIAKQQLPKVSLPLSRQKDGIEPDKVPTSERSVKSRAILARQANGVVSDQGVRPVADVEKVTLSGNTSGSSWGISSIFGGSDNRASAKESLMNKSFSESVHSLEQAFSIIQLREPPSVLRPTENQSDEEAIVIVATKLLLRSYYDIVRKNIEDFVPKAIMHFLVNHTKRELHNVFIKKLYRENLFEEMLQEPEDVAMKRKRTRETLRVLQQAFRTLDELPLEAETVEKGYSLGADPTGLPKIHGMPSSSLYSAGSSTDSYSASPKNPKSRKSSHSGELQPPIYGNTDSNGGGRMHMPGLYPTVDL; via the exons ATGGCGGACGAGACAGTCTCCGCACAATCTCCTCCTGTGTCATCGTCGGCGGCGGCGCCGCTGGGCCACTCGGTGATCCCCATAGTAAACAAGCTGCAGGACATCTTCGCCCAGCTCGGAAGCCAGTCGACCATCGAGCTTCCACAGGTCGCCGTGGTGGGCAGCCAGAGCAGCGGCAAGTCCAGCGTGCTCGAGGCCCTTGTCGGTCGCGACTTCCTGCCCAGGGGATCGGATATCTGCACTCGGAGGCCGCTAGTGCTGCAGTTGTTGCAGACTAAGAGGAAGCCAGACGGGACGGAGGAGGAGTATGGGGAGTTCCTCCACTTGCCGGGGAAACGGTTCTACGATTTTTCAGAGATTCGGAGAGAAATTCAG GCTGAGACGGAGAGGGAAGCAGGAGCTAACAAAGGTGTCTCAGACAAGCAGATTCGTCTGAAGATCTTTTCACCAAATGTTCTTGATATCACACTTGTGGATCTACCTGGTATAACAAAGGTTCCTGTTGGTGACCAGCCCTCTGATATTGAAGCACGAATTAGGACAATGATCATGTCATACATTAGGACACCAAGTTGTCTGATTCTGGCTGTTACACCAGCAAATTCAGATTTAGCAAATTCAGATGCGCTTCAGATTGCAGGAAATGCAGATCCTGATG GTCATAGAACCATAGGTATAATCACAAAG TTGGATATTATGGATAGAGGTACTGATGCCCGTAATTTATTGCTTGGAAAAGTGATTCCCCTCCGACTTGGATACGTGGGAGTTATAAATCGTAGTCAAGAG GATATTATGCTCAACCGAAGTATCAAAGATGCTATTGTTGCTGAGGAAAAGTTCTTCCGCAGTCGTCCA GTATATAATGGTCTAGCTGATCGATGTGGCGTTCCTCAGTTGGCAAAGAAGTTGAACCAG ATTCTTGTACAGCACATTAAGGCAGTGCTTCCAGGGCTGAAGTCACGCATAAGCTCTGCATTGGTTTCCATGGCCAAGGAGCATGCAAGCTATGGAGAAATCACGGAATCAAAG GCTGGTCAGGGAGCTCTTCTTCTTAACATTCTTTCAAAGTACTCTGAAG CATTTTCTTCAATTGTGGAggggaaaaatgaagaaatgtCAACATCTGAGTTGTCTGGCGGAGCAAGAATTCATTACATATTTCAGTCGATCTTTGTCAAGAGTTTAGAG GAGGTGGATCCATGTGAGGACCTAACTGATGATGACATTCGGACTGCCATTCAGAATTCAACTGGCACTAGATCCGCATTGTTTGCTCCGGAA GTGCCATTTGAGGTTCTTGTTCGAAGGCAAATAGCACGTTTATTGGATCCAAGCCTTCAGTGTGCCAGGTTCATATATGACGAATTAATGAAG ATTAGCCACCGTTGTCTAGTGAACGAGCTGCAGAGATTTCCTGTTTTGAGAAAGCGTATGGATGAAGTTATAGGCAACTTTCTGCGAGAAGGCCTTGAACCCTCGGAAACAATGATTGGGCACATCATTGAGATGGAG ATGGACTACATAAACACTTCCCACCCAAATTTTATTGGGGGGAGCAAATCAGTAGAGATTGCAAAGCAACAACTTCCTAAggtttctcttcctctttccAGGCAAAAG gaTGGCATAGAGCCTGATAAGGTGCCAACATCTGAAAGAAGTGTGAAGTCTCGAGCCATTCTTGCCAGGCAAGCCAATGGTGTTGTGTCTGATCAG GGTGTTAGGCCTGTAGCTGATGTTGAAAAAGTCACATTGTCTG GAAATACAAGTGGTTCAAGTTGGGGAATTTCATCAATTTTTGGTGGAAGCGATAACCGTGCTTCCGCTAAAGAAAGCTTGATGAACAAGTCGTTTAGTGAATCTGTTCACAGCTTGGAGCAAGCCTTCTCTATAATCCAGTTGAGAGAG CCACCAAGTGTGCTGAGGCCCACAGAAAATCAGTCAGACGAGGAGGCTATTGTAATTGTAGCCACAAAATTGCTGTTAAGATCATATTATGACATTGTTCGGAAGAACATTGAGGACTTTGTACCTAAAGCAATTATGCACTTCCTG GTAAACCATACAAAACGTGAGCTGCACAATGTTTTCATCAAAAAGCTTTACAG AGAGAACCTGTTTGAAGAGATGTTGCAGGAGCCGGAGGATGTAGCAATGAAGAGAAAGCGCACTCGAGAAACACTCCGAGTTCTTCAACAGGCTTTCCGG ACATTGGATGAATTGCCTTTGGAAGCTGAGACAGTTGAGAAGGGTTACAGTTTGGGAGCTGATCCGACAGGGTTGCCAAAGATCCATGGAATGCCGTCATCATCACTGTATTCTGCCGGCAGTTCCACCGATTCGTACTCAGCTTCTCCTAAAAACCCGAAGTCCCGGAAGTCATCTCACTCAGGGGAGCTTCAGCCACCAATTTATGGTAACACAGATTCTAATGGAGGCGGACGCATGCACATGCCAGGTCTCTATCCGACGGTGGATCTGTAA
- the LOC122308732 gene encoding hemiasterlin resistant protein 1, producing the protein MPRRSSGGRSASRAPPRHAPARNPPQPVNHAPPPAPAQGGGGGSILGGIGSTIAQGMAFGTGSAVAHRAVDAVMGPRTIQHETVASEAAAAPAPTTNSFGGSDACNIHSKAFQDCLNNYGNDISKCQFYMDMLAECRRNSGSMLNA; encoded by the exons ATGCCTCGCCGAAGCTCCGGAG GAAGATCTGCTTCCCGTGCACCCCCTCGTCATGCACCGGCGCGAAACCCACCTCAGCCAG TTAACCATGCTCCTCCTCCAGCTCCTGCACAGGGCGGTGGTGGTGGATCCATTCTAGGAGGCATTGGTTCGACCATAGCCCAGG GAATGGCTTTTGGCACTGGAAGTGCAGTGGCCCACAGGGCTGTGGATGCTGTGATGGGTCCTCGCACTATTCAACATGAAACTGTGGCCTCTGAGGCGGCTGCTGCCCCAGCTCCTACCACAAACAGTTTTGGTGGCTCTGATGCATGCAACATCCACTCCAAGGCATTTCAGGAT TGCTTGAACAACTATGGAAATGACATCAGCAAGTGTCAGTTCTACATGGATATGTTGGCCGAGTGCAGGAGGAACTCCGGTTCTATGTTGAATGCCTAG
- the LOC122309204 gene encoding dynamin-related protein 3A isoform X2: MADETVSAQSPPVSSSAAAPLGHSVIPIVNKLQDIFAQLGSQSTIELPQVAVVGSQSSGKSSVLEALVGRDFLPRGSDICTRRPLVLQLLQTKRKPDGTEEEYGEFLHLPGKRFYDFSEIRREIQAETEREAGANKGVSDKQIRLKIFSPNVLDITLVDLPGITKVPVGDQPSDIEARIRTMIMSYIRTPSCLILAVTPANSDLANSDALQIAGNADPDGHRTIGIITKLDIMDRGTDARNLLLGKVIPLRLGYVGVINRSQEDIMLNRSIKDAIVAEEKFFRSRPVYNGLADRCGVPQLAKKLNQILVQHIKAVLPGLKSRISSALVSMAKEHASYGEITESKAGQGALLLNILSKYSEAFSSIVEGKNEEMSTSELSGGARIHYIFQSIFVKSLEEVDPCEDLTDDDIRTAIQNSTGTRSALFAPEVPFEVLVRRQIARLLDPSLQCARFIYDELMKISHRCLVNELQRFPVLRKRMDEVIGNFLREGLEPSETMIGHIIEMEMDYINTSHPNFIGGSKSVEIAKQQLPKVSLPLSRQKDGIEPDKVPTSERSVKSRAILARQANGVVSDQGVRPVADVEKVTLSGNTSGSSWGISSIFGGSDNRASAKESLMNKSFSESVHSLEQAFSIIQLREPPSVLRPTENQSDEEAIVIVATKLLLRSYYDIVRKNIEDFVPKAIMHFLAVIATYPGKPYKT, encoded by the exons ATGGCGGACGAGACAGTCTCCGCACAATCTCCTCCTGTGTCATCGTCGGCGGCGGCGCCGCTGGGCCACTCGGTGATCCCCATAGTAAACAAGCTGCAGGACATCTTCGCCCAGCTCGGAAGCCAGTCGACCATCGAGCTTCCACAGGTCGCCGTGGTGGGCAGCCAGAGCAGCGGCAAGTCCAGCGTGCTCGAGGCCCTTGTCGGTCGCGACTTCCTGCCCAGGGGATCGGATATCTGCACTCGGAGGCCGCTAGTGCTGCAGTTGTTGCAGACTAAGAGGAAGCCAGACGGGACGGAGGAGGAGTATGGGGAGTTCCTCCACTTGCCGGGGAAACGGTTCTACGATTTTTCAGAGATTCGGAGAGAAATTCAG GCTGAGACGGAGAGGGAAGCAGGAGCTAACAAAGGTGTCTCAGACAAGCAGATTCGTCTGAAGATCTTTTCACCAAATGTTCTTGATATCACACTTGTGGATCTACCTGGTATAACAAAGGTTCCTGTTGGTGACCAGCCCTCTGATATTGAAGCACGAATTAGGACAATGATCATGTCATACATTAGGACACCAAGTTGTCTGATTCTGGCTGTTACACCAGCAAATTCAGATTTAGCAAATTCAGATGCGCTTCAGATTGCAGGAAATGCAGATCCTGATG GTCATAGAACCATAGGTATAATCACAAAG TTGGATATTATGGATAGAGGTACTGATGCCCGTAATTTATTGCTTGGAAAAGTGATTCCCCTCCGACTTGGATACGTGGGAGTTATAAATCGTAGTCAAGAG GATATTATGCTCAACCGAAGTATCAAAGATGCTATTGTTGCTGAGGAAAAGTTCTTCCGCAGTCGTCCA GTATATAATGGTCTAGCTGATCGATGTGGCGTTCCTCAGTTGGCAAAGAAGTTGAACCAG ATTCTTGTACAGCACATTAAGGCAGTGCTTCCAGGGCTGAAGTCACGCATAAGCTCTGCATTGGTTTCCATGGCCAAGGAGCATGCAAGCTATGGAGAAATCACGGAATCAAAG GCTGGTCAGGGAGCTCTTCTTCTTAACATTCTTTCAAAGTACTCTGAAG CATTTTCTTCAATTGTGGAggggaaaaatgaagaaatgtCAACATCTGAGTTGTCTGGCGGAGCAAGAATTCATTACATATTTCAGTCGATCTTTGTCAAGAGTTTAGAG GAGGTGGATCCATGTGAGGACCTAACTGATGATGACATTCGGACTGCCATTCAGAATTCAACTGGCACTAGATCCGCATTGTTTGCTCCGGAA GTGCCATTTGAGGTTCTTGTTCGAAGGCAAATAGCACGTTTATTGGATCCAAGCCTTCAGTGTGCCAGGTTCATATATGACGAATTAATGAAG ATTAGCCACCGTTGTCTAGTGAACGAGCTGCAGAGATTTCCTGTTTTGAGAAAGCGTATGGATGAAGTTATAGGCAACTTTCTGCGAGAAGGCCTTGAACCCTCGGAAACAATGATTGGGCACATCATTGAGATGGAG ATGGACTACATAAACACTTCCCACCCAAATTTTATTGGGGGGAGCAAATCAGTAGAGATTGCAAAGCAACAACTTCCTAAggtttctcttcctctttccAGGCAAAAG gaTGGCATAGAGCCTGATAAGGTGCCAACATCTGAAAGAAGTGTGAAGTCTCGAGCCATTCTTGCCAGGCAAGCCAATGGTGTTGTGTCTGATCAG GGTGTTAGGCCTGTAGCTGATGTTGAAAAAGTCACATTGTCTG GAAATACAAGTGGTTCAAGTTGGGGAATTTCATCAATTTTTGGTGGAAGCGATAACCGTGCTTCCGCTAAAGAAAGCTTGATGAACAAGTCGTTTAGTGAATCTGTTCACAGCTTGGAGCAAGCCTTCTCTATAATCCAGTTGAGAGAG CCACCAAGTGTGCTGAGGCCCACAGAAAATCAGTCAGACGAGGAGGCTATTGTAATTGTAGCCACAAAATTGCTGTTAAGATCATATTATGACATTGTTCGGAAGAACATTGAGGACTTTGTACCTAAAGCAATTATGCACTTCCTG gCTGTTATTGCTACATATCCAGGTAAACCATACAAAACGTGA
- the LOC122310543 gene encoding costars family protein encodes MNVEEEVERLKEEIKRLGKVQDDGSYKVTFGILFNDDRCANIFEALVGTLRAAKKRKVLTYDGELLLQGVHDNVEIILKPTPAAVAAATVATDAAVGS; translated from the exons ATGAACGTAGAGGAAGAAGTTGAGCGTCTCAAAGAAGAAATTAAGAGGCTTGGGAAGGTCCAAGACGATGGTTCTTACAAG GTCACATTCGGCATCCTATTCAATGATGATAGGTGTGCAAACATATTCGAAGCATTGGTTGGGACACTACGAGCAGCAAAGAAGCGGAAAGTTTTGACATATGATGGCGAGCTGCTGCTGCAAGGAGTCCATGACAATGTAGAAATCATACTCAAACCCACGCCAGCTGCTGTGGCAGCGGCCACAGTGGCAACCGATGCAGCTGTAGGGAGTTGA
- the LOC122309085 gene encoding gamma-glutamyl peptidase 5-like, with product MGGKRFAVLLCAEDSDYVKKMYGGFFGVFEGMLAEEGETWDVYRVACGEFPEDEEIALFDGFVITGSCNDAHGNDVWICKLLNLLKKLDSMKKKVLGICFGHQILARALGGKTGRHMSGWDMGVTTIHLSTSSKFLSSLKLPPTLSLIECHRDEVRELPPKAEKIAWSDKTGIEMFRCGNHLMGIQGHPEYTQDILLHLVDRLLQRNMIADTYAEEVKTKAGAREPDREAWKKLCISFLKGGL from the exons ATGGGTGGGAAGAGATTCGCTGTTCTTCTGTGCGCGGAGGACTCTGACTACGTGAAGAAGATGTATGGAGGGTTCTTTGGGGTGTTTGAGGGAATGCTGGCCGAGGAAGGCGAGACTTGGGACGTGTACCGGGTGGCTTGCGGCGAGTTCCCGGAAGACGAAGAGATCGCTCTCTTTGACGGGTTTGTGATCACCGGAAGCTGCAACGATGCGCATGGGAACGACGTTTGGATCTGTAAGCTCTTGAATCTGTTGAAGAAATTGGACTCCATGAAGAAAAAAGTACTGGGTATTTGTTTTGGACACCAG ATACTGGCCCGTGCATTGGGAGGAAAGACAGGCCGGCACATGTCAGGGTGGGACATGGGAGTCACAACCATCCATCTATCAACGTCCTCGAAGTTCCTTTCATCTTTAAAACTTCCTCCGACTCTCTCTCTGATCGAATGCCATCGAGACGag gTCCGGGAACTTCCTCCCAAGGCTGAGAAGATTGCATGGTCTGATAAGACTGGAATTGAGATGTTTAGGTGTGGGAACCATCTAATGGGCATCCAAGGTCACCCTGAGTACACCCAAGACATTCTTCTGCACCTCGTTGATCGTCTTCTCCAGCGCAATATGATCGCG GATACTTATGCTGAGGAGGTGAAAACTAAGGCCGGGGCACGTGAGCCTGATAGAGAGGCATGGAAGAAACTGTGCATTAGCTTTCTCAAGGGTGGATTATGA